The sequence tattaaactcctagtgaaagcaggactggatcacactgctgtgcagcgggagtctgattattaaactcctagtgaaagcaggactggatcacaccgctgtgcagcgggagtctgattattaaactcctatcacactgctgtgcagcgggaattattaaactcctagtgaaagcaggactggatcactttgctgttaataaaataaaaaagtgacttaaaaaaattggttttatagtctatatattatatactatacacacacacacacacacacagtgacgaTGTACACAACACTCAAAACAACATGTGATTAACTCGGgagtaattaattatttattctacacttacacacacacacacacacagtgacgaTGTATTAATCAATTTctcaaaacaacatatgaatatatatatagatatatagagatatagatgtatatagatagatatatttctatgtatttatatatagagaAAGCTCTCTGTGATGGATGCGTTTCATCACACTCGAAACCGGAGCCGAGAAACACGTTTACTAGCTGAACGCGGGACTCACTCCTAAAGactccgcttttttttttttttttctaaagactttggtttataaaacattaataagagcAGTTTGTCGGCTCGGCCTCCTCACCCACGCCCGCTTGCTTTCTGCAGAAGATCAGGTCCGGGTGATGCTTCGCCATGTCTGCAGCGGCGACCTCTCAACCCGCCGCTTACATGCAAACTGAAACCGCCGCTTATTATCACTTAAAAGCCTGCTTTTTATattgataccttttttttttttttttttttgtcaacaacCTGTTTTCATTTTGCGTTgagttatttgattttgtttgtttgtttatttatttatttatttgtgtttctatAGAAACCGGTacggatttatttttaattgaaaaatgccgttttattttttgtttgtttattcctcTGGGTTCGTTTTGGGgattgtaaaaatacaaaataataataataataataataataataataataattaaaataaaaataaaaacaaatttgattTACAGGCGGACAAAAGATAAGGTCACGGTCATGGCAgatgtacaaaatacaaaaaaaaaataatagtttaatatatatatttttaatttatttcggCCGGAACGTGTCTGGTCATACATATAGAATTActtggtgatttttatttttttaattaaaaacgaacaaatgaattaaaacaacaaaaataataaaaaggcgATGTTCCCTGACAGGACCTCGGGCGGGATCTGATAAATACGCCGCGCGTCTCCTCACGTCAATCAAAGCGACTCATCTTTGCCAGTGAGTAAAATGGCGTCTTACTGCCTGACCGTCAGCCGGCTTCAGGTAAGAAACGACCCGAAGCAAACGAAATAACGGACGCAGCGGCTCCGAAACGCCCGGTTTACCTTCTTCAAACGATTCTGCGCTGAAGCAGCTCGGTCTGCGGGGTTGTTAGCGCATTTTTAGGGGGGTTTAAACGGTCTAAACCtcgcccccccccctcccctccgcTCCTCTCTGCAATGCAGCCGGTTGCTAGGTTGCTCTCTTTTGCAGATACCGGGAGCGcgtttgcaagttttttttatgcatgcaaAGTGTTTTTAACGCGTCGTTTTGCGGGTTGAAGACGGCGGCGGGCCCCGGTGTCGGTTGCGGTTGTTCAGCGGGTGTAAGGGCTTGTTTCCCGGGGCAgatgtacaaaatacaaaaaaaaaataatagtttaatatatatatttttaatttatttcggCCGGAACGTGTCTGGTCATACATATAGAATTActtggtgatttttatttttttaattaaaaacgaacaaatgaattaaaacaacaaaaataataaaaaggcgATGTTCCCTGACAGGACCTCGGGCGGGATCTGATAAATACGCCGCGCGTCTCCTCACGTCAATCAAAGCGACTCATCTTTGCCAGTGAGTAAAATGGCGTCTTACTGCCTGACCGTCAGCCGGCTTCAGGTAAGAAACGACCCGAAGCAAACGAAATAACGGACGCAGCGGCTCCGAAACGCCCGGTTTACCTTCTTCAAACGATTCTGCGCTGAAGCAGCTCGGTCTGCGGGGTTGTTAGCGCATTTTTAGGGGGGTTTAAACGGTCTAAACCtcgccccccccctcccctccgcTCCTCTCTGCAATGCAGCCGGTTGCTAGGTTGCTCTCTTTTGCAGATACCGGGAGCGcgtttgcaagttttttttatgcatgcaaAGTGTTTTTAACGCGTCGTTTTGCGGGTTGAAGACGGCGGCGGGCCCCGGTGTCGGTTGCGGTTGTTCAGCGGGTGTAAGGGCTTGTTTCCCGGGGCAAGGTGACGGCAAGGTTAACCCGACATTATTGCACCAGATCGCGGAGCCGCTTCGTTGTTCCGCAGGCGAGACTcggtttgttcatttatttttaaatggtttataatGTTTTTCCTTGTGAAGAAAGCGCGCAGTTTTGGGATTGAAAGTGTGTTATTTTTGAATTGCGTTGCGTGCAAGTCGGGCTGCGCGTTGCTCTGCTTTTATCTTCTACAGTTTTGAAAGGGGGGCGAGCTGCGTTTCTACATTTTGAGGTcctgatttgtatttaaaaatctatttaccGTGATcttttattttggatttttttttttttaaatatggttttatgttattaaacattttttaaatgtctttttcctttttgtatttcattataaATGTTTTCACATTGAGGACTGATTTACTGTGATTTATCTATctacacactatctatctatacagACACTATCGATCTAtacactctatctatctatctgtatacaCACTCTCTATTTATCTGTATACACACTCTATTTATCTAcactatttatctatatatacatgcactatctatctatccacagtATATCCCtatctatatagatatctatctaaAAAATCTACTTTCATTAgaagctgattttatttttaattaggagGCTGGCTGGTCCCAGCGGGttagagaaggagaaggagggggGGGTCTCGATACCAGgagggttcaaatcccggctgaGCCTCCGACTCGCGTGTGTgtccctgagcgagtcgcttcacctccttgtgccccGTCCTTtggacgagacgtcaaacaaacgaggtcctattggaagagactctgcagcagcagcagttgttggtgatgcagagttcacccccctagtctctggaagccTCTCCGCTGAACGACTCAATAACTGACTGAAATAAGATTTCAATTCTCTTTGTGAGAAGCAAGAtttaacaggatttattttttacagaaatcatgttttttttttttctttttatgtccGTCTCTGCCCCGGTGAAGAGGCGAGCACCACTCTCTGCTGATCATGCTCTCACTGTCTCTCCTTTCCCAGCATGCCCTGGGGCGCGGGGCGCGGCGTCTGCACCTCACCGCGGCGTGCGGCGCTCGGGCGAAGGTGGCGGTGAGTCGTTTCGAGGCGAACCACTTCGTCAACTACGAGAGCATGCAGAAGAACATCGATATCGTCCGTAGGAGGTGAGTGAGAGAGCGGGAATcggactcctgttgcacagcagtgtgatccagtccaggtttcactgctaccagcttgatcagcccccagtgtgtctagctaacaagctcaggtgtgtcttattattaaactcctagtgaaagcaggactggtgACTGGATCACAACGCTGTGcaagtctgattattaaactcctagtgaaagcaggactggatcacactgctgtgcagcgggagtctgattattaaactcctagtgaaagcaggactggatcacactgctgtgcagcgggagtctgattattaaactcctagtgaaagcaggactggatcacaccgctgtgcagcgggagtctgattattaaactcctagtgaaagcaggactgcaTCACACTGCTGTGATCACAGCagggagtctgattattattaaactcctagtgaaagcaggactggatcacactgctgtgcagcgggagtctgattattaaactcctagtgaaagcaggactggatcacaccgctgtgcagcaggagtctgattcccagcccctGATCTATATGAGGATTGATTTCTGTCCAGTTGGAGTGGAAAATGGTTAATTTTCTACAAAACCAGAACAAAATCCAGGAAAACGGGGAATAGCTACATTTTGGGTTTTTTGTTCCTGTAACTTCAAGGTATTATTTTGTTGGTTAAAAACTTGAATTAAAAGGTGATGAGAAGTTGCACTGAACATACTGATCTCTCTCCTTCCTGCCtcttctccttccctctctcccctctttcctctcctcccctccctttcccctctccctctcttcgcTCTCCCCTCCTGTTCCTATCTGCTTCACTCCTCTTCGCTCTCCTCTGTCCCCTCTCTACTTCTCCTCTCCTGCCCTCTTCCTCGTCCCCTCcctttcatctctctctcctcccctcacttTCCTATCTGCCTCTCTACTCTTTGGTCTCCTCTCTTTGCTCTCCTCTgtcccctctctccttctcctctcctgCCCTCTTCCTCGTCCCCTCCCtttcctgtctctcctctctcccctcacttTCCTATCTGCCTCTCTACTCTTTGGTCTCCTCTCtttgctctcctctccctctctccctatccttctctcctgctctctctctctctctctctctctctctctcccccacccccccaggctGGCCCGCCCCCTCACCCTCTCTGAGAAGATTGTGTACTCTCACCTGGCAGAGCCCGAGTCTCAGGATATCTCCCGCGGACGCTCCTACCTGCGCCTGCACCCGGACCGCGTGGCCATGCAGGATGCCACGGCCCAGATGGCCATGCTGCAGTTCATCAGCAGCGGCCTGGCGCGCGTGGCCGTGCCCTCCACCATCCACTGCGACCACCTGATCGAGGCGCTGTCCGGCGGAACCCAGGACCTGGAGCGGGCCAAGGTGAGACCCGGGCCGACCCGGGAGCAGGGCTCCAGACTCCCAGCGGCTTCGCTGCTCCGGGGGGGTTCTCCTCTCCAGCCCTGAGCGGTCCTGTTCGGTTCATTTTCACACGCgcttttttaagtctgttttattttaccaGTAAAACAGGTATATCGTATCAacagcatctccagccaagccccgccccttgttcgctgtatttatcgcATCTCTCCTCCTGGCCGTGGATACCgatcaatcctctcctgatcactcgtttcatcCCTCGCCACTGCTGAGGTTGCAgtggcatgctgggagctgtagttctgtaTTGTAGTCCAGGTTTGTACTGGAGCACAAGACTAcagcataaagaactacagctcccagcatccctcagcATTGCCgtgggtgcagaggcatgctgggagctgtagttctatATTGTAATGGCAAAGTCTGGTGAAAGATTGTGGCTGGTGCTgctagtttttggtttttgtcatcaaattttattttttgatttaaaTTCTCTGTAGGACGTGAACCAAGAAGTGTACAACTTCCTGTCCACGGCTGCTGCAAAGTACGGAGTGGGATTCTGGAAGCCGGGATCAGGAATCATTCACCAGGTGAggtttcagtgttgtgtgtttctaTAGAGGGGTGTGTGAGAGCACTTCACATGCCTGTGAAAACACAGGAGCCGGCAGTCCCAGGGCTGTGCCCTCGAACCCGCAGCCCCAGGGATGTGCTGGGAGAACTATATTCATGTTAACATTGAGAGAGAGAAATTCAGTAGCTACAGTTTATATACATTGAAGTcgcactgaagacactgagagacttctaatggaaacgtttgccattgaatttactgAACTGAGCGTCTCTCTCTCCGTCTCCCCCCTACAGATCATCCTGGAGAATTACGCCTACCCTGGTGTGCTGCTGATTGGCACAGACTCGCACACCCCCAACGGGGGGGGCCTGGGGGGGGTGTGTATTGGGGTGGGGGGCGCGGACGCAGTCGACGTGATGGCTGGCATCCCCTGGGAGCTCAAGTGTCCCAACGTGAGTCTTGCTGTCCCCACAAGTCAacttgtctgtctctctctgtctataggagtctgattcccagccctgatctGTCTGTCTAAATATCCCACTACTACCACCAATgtactgcagctctctccactaTAAAACCAGCTGCAAACCTCCTTCAACCAAAGTCTCTCTACAGGGATGGGAACTCCGGTTGATCAGCAGTGtgatctctctgtgtgtctctctctctctctccaggtgatTGGGGTGAAGCTCACTGGCTCCCTCTCTGGCTGGACCTCCCCCAAGGATGTGATCCTCAAGGTGGCCGGAATCCTGACTGTGAAAGGGGGAACCGGCGCCATCGTGGAGTACCACGGACCGGGCGTTGACTCCATCTCCTGCACAGGTGAGCCAGCCTGTCTGCAGGAAGCATTGTGAAGcgcagagagggctggtaaagcacggggaagcattgtgaagcacagaggtctggtaaagtctcccactgcacagcagtgtgatccagtcctgccttcactaggagtttaataatcagacacacctgagcttgttagctggACAcgctgggggctgatcaagctggtagcagtgaaacctggactggatcacactgctgtgcaataggagtctgattcccagccctggattaCTTGTGTGTGGAAAGTTCaatgctgcttttattattattattcctctcTGTCTAGGGATGGCTACAATCTGTAACATGGGAGCTGAGATCGGAGCCACGACCTCTCTCTTCCCATATAATCACCGCATGAAAACCTACCTGGAAAAGACTGGGAGAGGAGGTGAGTGGGACCCGGGATCAAACCCACCAGCAGCCCCACAGGCAGGGGAGCTCAGGGGACCCCCGAGGGTCTcgcctggtaaaggcacggccccGTGGGGGAGTGACACAGCCAGGGGAGTGCTGGGGTCCCCtgagtgtctcccctggtaaaggcacagccgcaGGGGGGGAGTCGCAGAGTCAGGGGAGCTCAGGGATTGTGATGAATCTCACTCAGGACCACCTTCAGCTCACAAGCTATTGAGaggatcagaatctgggggtgtctgtctgcagcttcaaTGACACTAAACTCTGTtcagaatgcagtaaactaacacagacaccaagaagggaTTTTATATTACACTGCAGCATCAAACTGTGTGTCTGCGTGTCTCATTCTTGGTCTCTTCCCTGTGGTTTTCAGAGATCGCTGCGCTGGCTGATGATTTCAAAGATCTTCTGGTCCCCGATCAGGGCTGTGAATACGACCAGGTCATCGAGATCAATCTGGACACGGTAAGGACCAGTCCTTTCTTTAATGGGGGTGTTGTTTCTCTGTTCCTGGCCGCGCTGCTCTGTATTTTGattttctgtactgtgatattttgtaacagttgtgAGTCTCCCTGGATAAGGGAGTCTAAGAAACTAATGAGGGGAGAGGGAGTGTCTGTCAGACAAACAGTGCAAGAGAATGAGACGATTAGAGACGCAcacacaatataaccctaacgtcctgtgttaaaaaaaaaaagacatctttaGCTAACGACCCCAAGTCCTGGCTTGAGGAATTCATTTAATCCTGATCTGttttataatctctctctctgtgccctTCTCCCCTCTACCTCACCTCCTCTCTGCCTCTCTTCTCTCTGCTCCTTCTCCCTCtatccctcctctccctctgcctgtttgttttataatctCTCTCCTCCTTCCCCCTCCtatctccctctgtctctgtgccCTTCTCTCTACCCCTCTCCTTTATCTATGCCCCTTCTCCTCTCTGCCTTTCCCCCCTCTCTCCTTCGTTTCTCTCTCTCAGCTGAAACCTCACATTAATGGCCCCTTCACCCCGGACCTCGCTCACCCTGTCTCCGAGATCGGGAGAGTGGCGAAGGAGTCAGGCTGGCCTCTGGAAGTCAAAGTGGGTGAGTGACACCGCCCCCTGCTGGCGGCAGGGCATGCATTCCTCCGTCTCTCTGCTGAAGCGCTTCTCCCCTTGTCAGGAAAACTCGCTCTGAACATCATTCAGCTCCGGTTCTTGAAGATCAGATTCCCGGGGTACAGGGGGGCGTGTCTGTCTGCGTGTCACATGAATGCATCTCTCTGAAGCTCTTGCCCCAGTGACAATGTGGAAATcacaacactgctagaatacaagaGGAATCCAGGAGGCAGCGAGTCAACAGCGAAAGTCATCCAGCAGACAGagccgcatcgagagggctctgtcACTGTTACAAAACAACTGATTTCTTTATTCTCTcgttaaaataaacttaatacacAATACTGAAAACCTACATATACCTGGAACTGGTGATGTGTCTCCAGGTAACCTTCCGCCGAGGAAAAATAGTCCCtcacataattagaatagaaaaaaacGCCACTTAGGGAAcgttttattagtattattattgctaacacatgtttatatatatatatatattggggctCTTGTTATGATTTTTCTGTATAATTGTTGAATAGACCTCGTGGTCTCAAGACTGACTCGAAACTTgctgttggaggcggggcatcattcaagctggcCAGGGACTGGATTGGCTCCCGCTGAAGAGGGGTTAGGAGTTTGATTGGCCGGTTTTGAGGGTGTGGTTTGGATCCTGCTGATGACAGAGTCGCAGACCGGTCGTCTCTGCCCTGCTGAGCCTTCGCCACGGCGACCTCCTGTCAGAGTGCCCTCGTCTCCAGACCGGCGCTAGAAAGTGCGTTTCGAGCAGTTTTGAGTGTTATCTGTAGGTTAGAATGATTTATGGGCGGTTTGATTTGAAGTTGAAATTCACAGTTCAGCGTTCCGGAaccctgctagatctggaagagGATTGGCTGTTCGCGCTCGATcgttttttctgttgttgttgttttaaaggtTTTGAGTTCGAGTCTCTGCTGCTTCCACAGGGTTGATTGGCAGCTGCACCAACTCCAGTTACGAGGACATGGGCCGCGCGGCTTCCCTGGCGAAACAGGCCCTGGACAAGGGGATGAAATGCAAGTCCCAGTTCACTGTGACTCCCGGATCGGAGCAGATCCGAGCCACCATCGAGAGAGACGGCTACGTGAGTGACGGTCCGCCGTTCCTCCTCGGCAGAGGCATGCTGCGAGCTGTAGTCTCGATACGAGACTCGCAGtcaagaactacagctcccagcatgcctcaccattgccacgggtgcagaggcatgctgggagctgtagttctgtaTTAAGAGGCTTGTATTGGAGCACAAGACCACAGCAtcaagaactacagctcccagcatgcttCACTATGGCTacaggtgcagaggcatgctgggagctgtagtcatGTATTGCTTGTGATACGAGACCCAcagcataaagaactacagctcccagcatccctcgccattgccgcaggtgcagaggcatgctgggagccgtaGTTCTGTATTGTAATAGAGGTTTGTATTGGAGCACAAGACCAcagcgtaaagaactacagctcccagcatgcttTGCTATGGCTGCGGGTGCAGGGAGCCATAGTCCGAGCCagcaaaacttttattttctgttatctTTTTCGTGCCAACAGACGAAGATCCTGACCGATGTTGGCGGGCTGGTTCTGGCGAATGCCTGCGGACCCTGCATTGGACAGTGGGACAGGTAGGGGTGAGATTaacccagaaaaacaaaaataacactgcaatcccatcacagggctgggaatccagtcctgctttcactaggagtttaataataagacacacctgagcttgttagctagacacactgggggctgatcaagctggtagcagtgaaacctggactggatcacactgctgtgcaataggagtctgattcccagccctgatccctctgtctaaatatcccactgctaccaccaatatactgcagctctctccactaTAAAATCAGCTACAACCAAAGTCTAAGAtatgaaacctggactggatcacactgctctgcaatgggagtctgattcccagccctgtagaTTGATTGTATTGTGCATTCGACTGATGCAGTGACAGTAAAACTGATCGCCCGTTTtaattgtgtggttttttttattaatttttttttcccctcagacGAGACGTCAAGAAGGGAGAGAAGAACACGATCGTCACGTCTTACAACCGAAACTTCACGGGGAGGAACGACGCCAACCCCGCCACCCACGCCTTCGTCACCTCCCCCGAGGTGAGGGAGGGGGGGCGCCCTGGGGCTGGGCGCTGGAGCTAGTAACGGAGGTCTGCTATACGAGACCCAcagcgtaaagaactacagctcccagcatgcctcaccattgctgcagaggcatgctgggagctgtagttctatATTGTAATGGCCAAGAGTTTGGTGAAAGGTTGTGGCTGGTGCTGCTGGTTTTGATTTTcattgagttatttatttttactatttctaaacCTCTCTCTTCCATCCTCtgttctctctccccctccatTCCTTCTGTTCcctcttctctcttcctccctttCCTCTTCCCCTTGTCTCTCCTCTAttctcttcctcctctctctcagatCGTCACCGCCATGGCGATCGCGGGCCGGTTGGATTTTGATCCGGAGACTGACTTCCTGACCGCTCCGAGCGGAGAGAAGTTCAAGCTGCAGCCACCCAGCGGAGATGAGCTGCCGTCCCGGGACTTCGACCCCGGCCAGGACACCTACCAGCACCCCCCGGCCAAGGGGGGCTCCCAGCCAGTCGCCGTGAGCCCCCAGAGCCAGCGGCTGCAGCTCCTCGAGCCCTTCGACCGCTGGAGTGGGGAGGAGCTGGAGGACTTGCAGGTTCTCATTAAGGTGAGCGAACGGACTACGGCTCCCAGCATGCATCTGTACCTGTGGCAGTggcgaggcatgctgggagctgtagttctttacgctgTGGGTCTCGTATCACAAGCGATACAGGCCTCTATTACCGTACAACATGTACAGCTGCGGGCAAATTGTCGCCAAAAGATTTAGGATTGAGACTCGTGTGAAATATTTACAGCTGTTCTGTTGCCTTTTTAAGATTTGATTTAACTGTGCAGAAGTATAGTTTTGCCTACTGACTCTCTGGCGCCGCCCCTGTGCAGGTGAAGGGGAAGTGCACCACCGACCACATCTCCGCGGCCGGACCCTGGCTCAAGTTCCGAGGACACCTGGACAACATCTCCAACAACCTGCTGATCGGAGCGGTGAACATTGAGAACAACAAAGTGAACCAGGTGAAGAACCAGCTGACCGGAGAGTACAGCGGAGTGCCGGACACCGCGAGGTACTACAAGGTGAGAGGGGGGGTGAGGGTGAGACACTGCGAGGTACTACAAGGTGAGAGGGGGGGTGAGGGTGAGACACTGCGAGGTACTACAAGGTGAGAGGGGGGGTGAGGGTGAGACACTGCGAGGCAAGGTGAGAGAGGGGGGGTGAGGGTGAGACACTGCGAGGTACTACAAGgtgagagagggggtgaggg is a genomic window of Polyodon spathula isolate WHYD16114869_AA unplaced genomic scaffold, ASM1765450v1 scaffolds_1196, whole genome shotgun sequence containing:
- the aco2 gene encoding aconitate hydratase, mitochondrial isoform X2, whose product is MASYCLTVSRLQHALGRGARRLHLTAACGARAKVAVSRFEANHFVNYESMQKNIDIVRRRLARPLTLSEKIVYSHLAEPESQDISRGRSYLRLHPDRVAMQDATAQMAMLQFISSGLARVAVPSTIHCDHLIEALSGGTQDLERAKDVNQEVYNFLSTAAAKYGVGFWKPGSGIIHQIILENYAYPGVLLIGTDSHTPNGGGLGGVCIGVGGADAVDVMAGIPWELKCPNVIGVKLTGSLSGWTSPKDVILKVAGILTVKGGTGAIVEYHGPGVDSISCTGMATICNMGAEIGATTSLFPYNHRMKTYLEKTGRGEIAALADDFKDLLVPDQGCEYDQVIEINLDTLKPHINGPFTPDLAHPVSEIGRVAKESGWPLEVKVGLIGSCTNSSYEDMGRAASLAKQALDKGMKCKSQFTVTPGSEQIRATIERDGYTKILTDVGGLVLANACGPCIGQWDRRDVKKGEKNTIVTSYNRNFTGRNDANPATHAFVTSPEIVTAMAIAGRLDFDPETDFLTAPSGEKFKLQPPSGDELPSRDFDPGQDTYQHPPAKGGSQPVAVSPQSQRLQLLEPFDRWSGEELEDLQVLIKVKGKCTTDHISAAGPWLKFRGHLDNISNNLLIGAVNIENNKVNQVKNQLTGEYSGVPDTARYYKKQGVQWLVVGDENYGEGSSREHAALEPRHLGGRVILTKSFARIHETNLKKQGMLPLTFSDPSDYDKIRPDDKVSIHGLKEFLPGKPLKGIVKHGDGTQDTISLNHTFNETQIEWFKAGSALNRMKELQ